The following are encoded in a window of Chaetodon auriga isolate fChaAug3 chromosome 24, fChaAug3.hap1, whole genome shotgun sequence genomic DNA:
- the leap2 gene encoding liver-expressed antimicrobial peptide 2 — protein sequence MPERVFFSQRKAAVALCIVLLVLTQQVCAGPLVPQVQSGSDQRPDSSGVHTLRRIARMTPLWRIMSSKPFGAYCQNNYECSTGLCRAGHCSTSHRAASETVNY from the exons ATGCCGGAGAGAGTCTTCTTCAGCCAAAGGAAAGCAGCAGTGGCACTGTGCATTGTGCTGCTCGTGCTGACTCAGCAG GTGTGTGCGGGTCCGTTGGTCCCACAGGTCCAGTCCGGCTCGGACCAGAGACCGGATTCCAGCGGGGTCCACACACTGAGGAGGATAGCTCGGATGACCCCGCTGTGGAGGATCATGAGCAGTAAACCGTTTGGAGCTTACTGCCAGAACAACTATGAATGCTCCACCGGACTGTGCAG GGCGGGACACTGCTCCACCAGCCACCGGGCCGCCTCAGAGACCGTGAACTACTAG